One stretch of Zingiber officinale cultivar Zhangliang chromosome 6B, Zo_v1.1, whole genome shotgun sequence DNA includes these proteins:
- the LOC121989710 gene encoding probable nucleoredoxin 1-2 isoform X2 — protein MAAEEVGDIVSLLSTDERNFLIRNNGDKVAIGSLEGKMIALYFSISWSPRCKRFTLRLIEVYNELTSRDNNFEIIFLPYDCCKSCNSCEKSFIEYFSKIPWFTVPFSDDKIKKKLHELFQVSRRPTLVILDTDGKVLNREGVQAIRGYGTEAYPFTVEKISKLREEVENAKKDQTLRSILVSSSRDYLITNDRSKVSVSSLQGKIVALYFSCNRDCCSEFSPILAQIYKKLKEIGEGFEVVLVSLEDDESYYDEAIENMPWLAFPFNDKSCDKLFGYFGLQEYKCSTVILIGSDGKTMNVDLIELIKEYEFEAWEAFPFSQEKLYELSEKVKARLESHTLESLLVSDDLDYVIGKNGLKVPVKELVGKTILLQFSARWGRAFLTKVIKEYHKIKNVDTDFEVIYIPSEDYESLFDECFSLIPWLALPLYDERVEFLNRRFKIHGIPSLVAIGPTGGTINKDVEKLLMTHGADAYPFTEEKLKELEHQNKEMPERWPKKIAYHIHKHELLLIRCCSDYRCGVCEESGDSWSYCCIKCDFDLHPKCALW, from the exons ATGGCAGCCGAGGAGGTAGGAGACATCGTATCGCTTCTCTCCACCGACGAGAGGAACTTCCTCATCCGGAATAATGGCGATAAG GTGGCTATTGGTAGTCTTGAAGGGAAAATGATTGCTCTTTACTTCTCAATCTCATGGAGTCCACGGTGCAAACGCTTCACTCTGAGGCTGATTGAAGTGTATAATGAGCTCACCTCCCGGGATAataactttgaaattatttttctacCTTATgattgttgtaaatcttgtaataGTTGTGAAAAGTCCTTTATTGAGTACTTCTCCAAAATCCCATGGTTTACAGTCCCATTTTCTGATGATAAGATAAAGAAAAAACTTCATGAGCTTTTCCAGGTCAGCAGACGTCCCACCCTTGTCATCCTTGATACCGATGGGAAGGTTCTTAATAGAGAAGGTGTTCAAGCTATAAGAGGATATGGTACAGAGGCCTATCCATTTACTGTCGAAAAGATCAGTAAATTGAGAGAGGAAGTGGAGAATGCTAAGAAGGATCAAACTCTTCGAAGTATCTTAGTTTCATCTTCCCGTGACTACTTGATCACAAATGATAGATCTAAG GTTTCTGTTTCAAGTCTCCAAGGAAAAATAGTGGCTTTGTACTTCTCATGCAATAGGGATTGTTGCAGTGAGTTCTCTCCAATACTTGCACAAATCTATAAGAAGCTCAAGGAAATTGGAGAGGGCTTTGAGGTTGTGCTAGTGTCCTTGGAAGACGACGAATCCTATTACGATGAAGCCATAGAAAACATGCCCTGGCTTGCATTTCCTTTCAATGACAAAAGCTGCGATAAGCTTTTTGGCTATTTTGGGCTCCAGGAATATAAGTGCTCTACTGTCATCTTGATTGGATCTGATGGGAAAACTatgaatgtagatttaattgaaCTTATTAAAGAGTATGAATTTGAGGCATGGGAAGCATTCCCGTTTTCTCAGGAGAAGTTGTACGAGTTGTCAGAAAAAGTAAAGGCCAGACTTGAGTCACATACACTCGAGTCGCTTCTTGTTTCGGATGATCTTGATTATGTCATTGGAAAAAATGGATTGAAG GTTCCAGTAAAAGAGCTTGTTGGAAAGACCATCCTCCTGCAATTCTCAGCTCGTTGGGGGCGTGCTTTCCTCACTAAAGTGATCAAAGAGTATCACAAGATCAAGAATGTCGATACTGATTTTGAGGTTATCTACATTCCCAGCGAAGATTATGAGAGTTTATTTGATGAATGCTTCTCACTCATACCATGGTTGGCACTACCTTTATATGATGAGAGGGTTGAATTTTTGAACCGTAGATTCAAAATCCACGGCATACCTTCCCTGGTTGCAATAGGTCCTACAGGTGGAACAATTAACAAAGATGTCGAGAAATTATTGATGACACATGGAGCTGATGCTTACCCATTCACCGAGGAGAAACTCAAGGAGTTGGAGCATCAAAATAAGGAAATGCCAGAGAGGTGGCCTAAGAAGATAGCGTATCACATCCATAAGCATGAGCTTCTCCTTATCCGTTGTTGCTCGGATTATCGCTGTGGTGTTTGTGAGGAGAGCGGAGATAGTTGGTCCTACTGTTGCATAAAATGCGATTTCGACCTACACCCAAAATGTGCACTATGGTGA
- the LOC121989710 gene encoding probable nucleoredoxin 1-2 isoform X1, translated as MTANLGDRDKKMAAEEVGDIVSLLSTDERNFLIRNNGDKVAIGSLEGKMIALYFSISWSPRCKRFTLRLIEVYNELTSRDNNFEIIFLPYDCCKSCNSCEKSFIEYFSKIPWFTVPFSDDKIKKKLHELFQVSRRPTLVILDTDGKVLNREGVQAIRGYGTEAYPFTVEKISKLREEVENAKKDQTLRSILVSSSRDYLITNDRSKVSVSSLQGKIVALYFSCNRDCCSEFSPILAQIYKKLKEIGEGFEVVLVSLEDDESYYDEAIENMPWLAFPFNDKSCDKLFGYFGLQEYKCSTVILIGSDGKTMNVDLIELIKEYEFEAWEAFPFSQEKLYELSEKVKARLESHTLESLLVSDDLDYVIGKNGLKVPVKELVGKTILLQFSARWGRAFLTKVIKEYHKIKNVDTDFEVIYIPSEDYESLFDECFSLIPWLALPLYDERVEFLNRRFKIHGIPSLVAIGPTGGTINKDVEKLLMTHGADAYPFTEEKLKELEHQNKEMPERWPKKIAYHIHKHELLLIRCCSDYRCGVCEESGDSWSYCCIKCDFDLHPKCALW; from the exons ATGACTGCGAACTTAGGTGATCGAGATAAGAAAATGGCAGCCGAGGAGGTAGGAGACATCGTATCGCTTCTCTCCACCGACGAGAGGAACTTCCTCATCCGGAATAATGGCGATAAG GTGGCTATTGGTAGTCTTGAAGGGAAAATGATTGCTCTTTACTTCTCAATCTCATGGAGTCCACGGTGCAAACGCTTCACTCTGAGGCTGATTGAAGTGTATAATGAGCTCACCTCCCGGGATAataactttgaaattatttttctacCTTATgattgttgtaaatcttgtaataGTTGTGAAAAGTCCTTTATTGAGTACTTCTCCAAAATCCCATGGTTTACAGTCCCATTTTCTGATGATAAGATAAAGAAAAAACTTCATGAGCTTTTCCAGGTCAGCAGACGTCCCACCCTTGTCATCCTTGATACCGATGGGAAGGTTCTTAATAGAGAAGGTGTTCAAGCTATAAGAGGATATGGTACAGAGGCCTATCCATTTACTGTCGAAAAGATCAGTAAATTGAGAGAGGAAGTGGAGAATGCTAAGAAGGATCAAACTCTTCGAAGTATCTTAGTTTCATCTTCCCGTGACTACTTGATCACAAATGATAGATCTAAG GTTTCTGTTTCAAGTCTCCAAGGAAAAATAGTGGCTTTGTACTTCTCATGCAATAGGGATTGTTGCAGTGAGTTCTCTCCAATACTTGCACAAATCTATAAGAAGCTCAAGGAAATTGGAGAGGGCTTTGAGGTTGTGCTAGTGTCCTTGGAAGACGACGAATCCTATTACGATGAAGCCATAGAAAACATGCCCTGGCTTGCATTTCCTTTCAATGACAAAAGCTGCGATAAGCTTTTTGGCTATTTTGGGCTCCAGGAATATAAGTGCTCTACTGTCATCTTGATTGGATCTGATGGGAAAACTatgaatgtagatttaattgaaCTTATTAAAGAGTATGAATTTGAGGCATGGGAAGCATTCCCGTTTTCTCAGGAGAAGTTGTACGAGTTGTCAGAAAAAGTAAAGGCCAGACTTGAGTCACATACACTCGAGTCGCTTCTTGTTTCGGATGATCTTGATTATGTCATTGGAAAAAATGGATTGAAG GTTCCAGTAAAAGAGCTTGTTGGAAAGACCATCCTCCTGCAATTCTCAGCTCGTTGGGGGCGTGCTTTCCTCACTAAAGTGATCAAAGAGTATCACAAGATCAAGAATGTCGATACTGATTTTGAGGTTATCTACATTCCCAGCGAAGATTATGAGAGTTTATTTGATGAATGCTTCTCACTCATACCATGGTTGGCACTACCTTTATATGATGAGAGGGTTGAATTTTTGAACCGTAGATTCAAAATCCACGGCATACCTTCCCTGGTTGCAATAGGTCCTACAGGTGGAACAATTAACAAAGATGTCGAGAAATTATTGATGACACATGGAGCTGATGCTTACCCATTCACCGAGGAGAAACTCAAGGAGTTGGAGCATCAAAATAAGGAAATGCCAGAGAGGTGGCCTAAGAAGATAGCGTATCACATCCATAAGCATGAGCTTCTCCTTATCCGTTGTTGCTCGGATTATCGCTGTGGTGTTTGTGAGGAGAGCGGAGATAGTTGGTCCTACTGTTGCATAAAATGCGATTTCGACCTACACCCAAAATGTGCACTATGGTGA